A genome region from Penicillium psychrofluorescens genome assembly, chromosome: 3 includes the following:
- a CDS encoding uncharacterized protein (ID:PFLUO_005192-T1.cds;~source:funannotate), translated as MLNASMNEEQKAHGASTAEVLEDLRDGQEVSKAQSRRVLLKIDLVIMPLIVLAMTLAFLDKNALAYAAVFGMETDANLVGQQYSWLGSIFYFGYLAMEFPNLYLITKLPIGRYLGSCLVAWGTLLCLMGACHNFAGLATVRFLLGIAEAAMLPCLLLVNTRWYRREEQPLRTAFWYNTFAGVFGGILSYAIGHIHGSLPTWKYIFIIYGAVTIIIGFLIFFVLPNAPATAWFLSAEEKKVALLRVAENQTGLESHKNIRLNQIWDALQDPLYYILMVFVVAQAVTNAGITNFNPLIISGYGFSTEKTTLLATPQAAVAMVAQASFTLLAWFVPNIRCLLWVIASCVGLAGAVMVHLLDPTTQRNASLAGVYIMGFYNVPWVLALSLQTSNTGGTTKKSFVSVSIAIFYAVGNIIGPQFFLESQSPRYELGIGAMLCCFSIMAAMGILYFAMCFVANTRRDREYGKIDASEGMVSAGLEADREDLTDRKNTRFRYTY; from the exons ATGCTTAACGCCTCGATgaacgaggagcagaaagcccacggcgccagcacggcggaggtgctggaggatttGCGCGATGGCCAGGAGGTGTCCAAGGCGCAGTCTCGGCGGGTGCTGCTGAAGATCGATCTTGTGATTATGCCGCTCATTGTGCTTGCCATGACGCTCGCTTTTCTGGACAAG AATGCACTGGCCTACGCCGCCGTGTTCGGCATGGAAACAGACGCCAACCTCGTCGGACAGCAGTACAGCTGGCTCGGCAGTATCTTCTACTTCGGCTACCTGGCCATGGAGTTTCCGAACCTGTACCTGATCACCAAGCTGCCCATCGGAAGATATCTAGGCAGCTGCCTCGTTGCATGGGGCACGCTCTTGTGTCTGATGGGTGCTTGTCACAATTTCGCGGGACTGGCCACCGTGCGGTTCTTGCTGGGTATCGCTGAGGCGGCCATGCTGCCTTGTCTGCTTCTTGTCAACACGCGATGGTATCGGCGGGAGGAACAGCCGTTGCGCACTGCGTTCTGGTATAATACCTTCGCGGGTGTTTTTGGTGGCATTCTGAGCTATGCGATTGGTCATATTCATGGTTCATTGCCTACTTGGAAG TATATTTTCATCATCTATGGCGCCGTGACTATTATAATCGGCTTTTtaatcttcttcgtcctccccAATGCCCCCGCCACAGCCTGGTTCCtctccgccgaggagaagaaggttgcTCTTCTCCGCGTCGCCGAGAACCAAACGGGCCTGGAATCCCACAAG AACATCCGCCTCAACCAAATTTGGGACGCCCTCCAGGACCCGCTCTACTACATTCTCATggtcttcgtcgtcgcccaAGCCGTCACCAACGCCGGGATCACCAACTTCAACCCGCTCATCATCTCGGGCTACGGCTTTTCTACCGAGAAGACGACATTGCTCGCCACGCCCCAAGCCGCAGTCGCAATGGTCGCCCAGGCATCCTTTACCTTGCTCGCCTGGTTCGTGCCGAACATCCGGTGCCTGCTGTGGGTGATTGCATCGTGCGTCGGCCTGGCCGGCGCCGTGATGGTTCACCTGCTCGACCCGACGACCCAGCGCAATGCCTCCCTCGCCGGCGTGTATATCATGGGTTTTTACAACGTGCCCTGGGTGCTGGCGCTCAGTTTGCAGACTTCGAACACGGGCGGGACAACGAAGAAGAGTTTTGTGTCCGTTTCCATTGCCATCTTCTACG CCGTGGGGAACATCATCGGACCGCAGTTCTTCCTCGAGAGCCAGTCTCCGCGGTATGAGCTCGGCATTGGAGCCAtgctctgctgcttttcTATCATGGCCGCGATGGGCATTCTCTACTTCGCCATGTGCTTTGTGGCGAACACCCGGCGTGATCGCGAGTATGGCAAGATCGATGCGAGCGAGGGCATGGTTTCTGCGGGATTGGAGGCGGATCGGGAGGATTTGACCGATCGGAAGAATACG
- a CDS encoding uncharacterized protein (ID:PFLUO_005193-T1.cds;~source:funannotate): MKFGRNLPQFTVPEWSASYIKYKALKKLIKSAAEEIKGGQEADLAGFFYSLDRNVEDVDYFYNKKYAEYVRRLKLLEDRYGYSMEGRHRLEPEDRHDLREALLDLRYHLRRLQWYGEVNRRGFVKITKKLDKKVGAQSQKRYLETKVDPTPFASNTRVNKAQERINSWMAIITEQSKADEKLADDSSSTHSSLSLKRGPSRPYLNLPPSVLTAVDEALRKDDVHVFLELLETLKAAADEAGDAIYPKVLKTLIQRGILHRARAALSLLLERVDTLEEDDEINRRNCLHRLVISIGREQPTNDSEPQASMVLDFPPETTRYITPAAPPTLQPPRSVVKEIHMPQQLGRDDPTVSYLQYLLDELRPHQREALMTKDISGRTPLHYAAQYGFKVVCQVIIEHLKEWGMFDASQGIDGPLWQDNDGWAPLHLSVVGGHPKTTGYLLDAENWKDPTRDNGHIRKQVSKSNAVLALATKANFVDIVHLLVNAGVDINYQDEQGETALHVAARFGHDECAHILLEGTEHQKADTELAENTYSWTPLFIACVDGSLKVAKLLVAAGADLDRFDASGWTPKEHAALRGHLAIASCLAEVSPGAPGAEPVSATSSSPANRTPSPASSSPPGSSLNERRSNVPGPTSAGSGLRNPEPIKTFGHRYLTDETMILVSLGTMDMRKPLVTVSLDRIPMENAHATQLDTALSMVITASGAHGEPEVIDLPVQDNISTEPIVFHTTDASKVRLLFDLVPTYSGSKDQVVGRGVALLSSIRPTVGSQRINLKGDSTVPIVAANTLDVIGSVTFNFLVITPFKHPNMSITGNQTYWRTVSSTMVIGHRGLGKNMAGRNSLQLGENTVQSFIAAANLGASYVEFDVQLTKDHVPVIYHDFLVSETGIDAPVHTLTLEQFLELGKDRRRNVLPDSVDIHRSGTSPRPRSMSVGGSEYDPAELTEKIKHTRDFKKKGFKGNTRGEHIQAPFATLEELFKKIPKPVGFNIELKYPMLHESEEEEMDTYAVELNSFVDTVLTKVYDLGGGRDVLFSSFNPDICLLCAFKQPSIPVLFLTDAGASPVGDIRASSLQEAVRFASRWNLLGIVSQAEPLVLAPRLVRIVKESGLVCVSYGALNNDAVNVDYQVAQGIDAVIVDSVLGITNGLIQRQHRSERTPGPSPIPFPISDHAANSLAHGMKETSLNPADKKNPPRTDAEPPAIV; this comes from the exons gaagcttATCAAGTCGGCGGCCGAGGAAATCAAGGGCGGACAGGAGGCGGACCTGGCGG GCTTTTTCTATTCTCTCGACCGAaatgtcgaggatgtcgattATTTTTACAACAAAAAGTACGCGGAATATGTGCGCCGCCTGAAGCTCCTCGAGGACCGCTACGGTTACTCGATGGAAGGTCGCCACCGCCTCGAGCCCGAGGACCGCCATGACCTGCGAGAggctctgctggatctgcGCTACCACCTCCGTCGCTTGCAGTGGTACGGGGAGGTCAATCGACGGGGGTTTGTCAAGATCACCAAGAAATTGGACAAAAAGGTCGGTGCCCAGTCCCAGAAACGCTACCTGGAAACCAAGGTCGATCCGACTCCGTTCGCATCCAATACGCGCGTAAACAAGGCGCAGGAACGGATCAATTCGTGGATGGCCATCATTACCGAACAGAGCAAGGCCGACGAGAAATTGGCCGACGACTCCAGCTCCACTCACTCTTCCCTGTCGCTGAAGCGCGGTCCCTCTCGGCCTTACCTCAATCTGCCCCCAAGTGTCTTGACGGCTGTGGATGAAGCCCTCCGCAAGGATGACGTCCATGTCTTTCTCGAGCTACTGGAGACGCTCAAGGCTGCTGCGGATGAGGCTGGTGATGCGATCTACCCCAAAGTGCTGAAAACCCTCATTCAAAGGGGCATCCTGCACCGCGCGCGGGCCGCTCTGTCTCTGCTTTTGGAGCGTGTCGACAcgctcgaggaagacgacgagatcAACCGGCGTAACTGTCTTCATCGTCTGGTCATCTCTATTGGCCGTGAACAGCCAACCAATGACTCCGAACCGCAGGCGTCCATGGTGCTGGATTTCCCCCCGGAGACTACGCGCTACATTACCCCGGCAGCACCACCCACCTTGCAACCACCGCGCTCAgtggtcaaggagatccacATGCCTCAACAGCTAGGCCGGGATGATCCGACTGTTTCCTACCTGCAGTATctgctggatgagctgcgtCCGCACCAGCGGGAGGCCCTGATGACCAAGGATATCTCCGGGCGCACCCCACTGCATTACGCAGCGCAGTATGGCTTCAAGGTTGTGTGCCAGGTGATCATTGAACACTTGAAGGAGTGGGGCATGTTCGATGCCAGCCAAGGGATCGATGGCCCTTTATGGCAGGATAATGATGGTTGGGCGCCGCTGCACCTGAGCGTGGTGGGCGGTCATCCGAAGACTACCGGCTACCTTTTGGATGCCGAGAACTGGAAAGACCCTACGCGGGACAATGGTCATATTCGCAAGCAAGTCTCCAAATCGAATGCggtgctggctctggcgaCGAAGGCCAACTTTGTGGATATTGTCCATCTCCTGGTCAATGCCGGAGTCGATATCAACTATCAAGATGAGCAGGGTGAGACGGCGCTGCATGTTGCCGCCCGCTTTGGACATGATGAGTGCGCTCACATTTTGCTGGAGGGCACGGAGCACCAAAAGGCGGATAcggagctggcggagaaTACTTACTCGTGGACACCGCTTTTCATTGCTTGTGTGGATGGGTCCTTGAAAGTGGCCAAATTGCTGGTCGCTGCTGGTGCAGATTTGGATCGTTTCGATGCCTCCGGTTGGACGCCCAAAGAGCATGCCGCGCTGCGAGGACATCTTGCCATTGCAAGTTGTCTGGCAGAAGTCAGCCCCGGTGCCCCCGGCGCCGAGCCCGTCTCTGCaacatcctcctctcctGCAAACCGCACGCCATCCCCCGCGAGCTCCTCTCCGCCTGGCTCGTCTCTGAATGAGCGCCGTTCGAACGTCCCCGGACCGACCTCTGCGGGTTCTGGGTTACGCAATCCTGAACCTATTAAAACTTTTGGACACCGGTATCTCACCGATGAGACGATGATTCTGGTGAGCCTGGGCACAATGGACATGCGCAAGCCGCTGGTGACGGTCAGTCTCGACCGAATTCCAATGGAGAATGCCCATGCCACGCAGCTGGACACGGCTCTTTCTATGGTTATTACCGCCAGCGGGGCCCACGGTGAGCCGGAAGTGATCGATCTGCCTGTCCAGGACAATATCTCGACTGAACCAATTGTCTTCCACACGACCGACGCGAGCAAGGTTCGCCTTCTTTTCGACCTGGTCCCCACGTATTCCGGGTCCAAGGACCAGGTTGTTGGTCGAGGCGTCGCGCTGCTTTCCAGCATCAGACCGACCGTCGGGTCCCAGCGCATCAACCTCAAGGGTGATTCCACCGTGCCCATCGTCGCTGCGAACACCCTGGATGTCATTGGGTCTGTGACGTTCAACTTTCTTGTCATCACCCCTTTCAAGCATCCCAACATGTCCATCACGGGAAACCAGACCTACTGGCGGACAGTGAGCTCGACAATGGTGATCGGTCACCGCGGTCTGGGTAAGAACATGGCAGGCCGTAATTCACTGCAACTGGGTGAAAACACCGTGCAGTCGTTCATCGCAGCGGCGAACCTGGGCGCCTCATATGTCGAGTTTGATGTCCAGCTCACCAAGGACCACGTCCCTGTCATTTACCATGACTTCCTGGTCAGCGAGACAGGAATAGATGCTCCCGTCCATACCTTGACCCTAGAACAGTtcctggagctgggcaaAGATCGCCGCCGGAATGTCCTCCCCGACAGCGTCGACATCCATCGCTCGGGTACCAGTCCTCGGCCGCGGTCCATGTCGGTGGGCGGTTCCGAGTACGACCCAGCCGAGCTGaccgagaagatcaagcaCACGCGCGActtcaagaagaaaggatTCAAGGGCAACACTCGTGGCGAGCACATCCAAGCCCCCTTTGCCACATTGGAGGAATTGTTCAAGAAAATCCCCAAACCCGTCGGGTTTAACATTGAACTGA AGTACCCCATGCTCCacgagagcgaggaggaagaaatggaCACTTACGCCGTGGAACTCAACTCATTTGTGGACACCGTCTTGACCAAAGTGTacgatctcggcggcggtcgagATGTGCTGTTCTCCAGCTTCAACCCGGACATCTGTCTCCTCTGTGCTTTCAAGCAGCCCTCCATCCCGGTGCTGTTTCTGACCGACGCCGGCGCCTCGCCTGTTGGTGATATCCGCGCTAGCAGTCTGCAGGAAGCCGTTCGGTTCGCGTCGCGATGGAATCTGCTCGGTATTGTCTCCCAGGCTGAGCCGCTGGTGCTCGCTCCGCGCCTTGTTCGCATCGTCAAGGAGTCCGGACTCGTCTGTGTCTCGTACGGTGCCTTGAACAACGACGCAGTCAACGTGGAC TACCAAGTCGCCCAGGGTATCGACGCCGTGATCGTCGACTCCGTTCTGGGTATCACCAACGGCCTgatccagcgccagcaccgcaGCGAGCGCACCCCCGGCCCATCGCCCATCCCCTTTCCCATCAGCGATCACGCTGCCAACTCCCTCGCCCACGGGATGAAGGAGACGTCCCTAAATCCGGCAGATAAGAAAAATCCCCCTCGGACGGACGCGGAGCCACCGGCCATTGTCTAG